Part of the Chloroflexi bacterium ADurb.Bin180 genome is shown below.
GGCAAGAGCACGCTCGTCACCGAGCTGGCCAAGGTCTACCGGGGGCAGGGGAAACGGGTCGGCATCGTCTCAGTCGATCCCACCAGCCCTTTCACCGGCGGGGCCCTGCTGGGCGACCGCGTTCGTATGCGCGACCTCGCGCTCGATCCTGCGGTGTTCATCCGCAGCATGGCCACCCGTGGCAGTCTGGGCGGGCTGGCGCGGGCCACTGCCGACGTGGTGGACGTGCTTGATGCGGCTGGCTTTGACCCGGTGCTCATCGAGACGGTCGGCGCGGGGCAGAGCGAGGTCGACATCGCGCGCACCGCCGACACCACTATCGTCATCGAGCTGCCCTCGGCCGGCGACGAGATCCAGGCCTTTAAGGCCGGCATCCTGGAGATCGCCGACGTTCTCGTGGTGAACAAGGCCGACCTGCCCGGGGCGGACAACGCCATGGCGGCGCTGAGGGCGATGCTCGACCTGGGCCAGGCGCAGACCGTACGCCATCATGGTGAGAGCGTAACCATCGCCGGCGTGTCCGCGGCGACAGGTTCAGAGCAAGACTGGGCCACACCGCTGCTCAAGACCAGCGCTCTGCGCGGCGAGGGTATCGCCGAGCTGGTCCGGGCCGTGGAGGAGCACTACCAGTATCTGGCCGAGAGCGGGCGGCGGCAGCAGTACCATCGGGCGCGGGTGGAGGAGCAGTTGCGCCGCATCCTGCGCCAGGAGCTGCTGGGCCGGCTGCTGGCGCGGCTGCCAGAGGCCGAGCTGGCCGCCGCGGTGGACCGCGTGGCGACACGTCAGGAGGATCCTTACTCGGCGGCCGAGACTCTGATCGCCCGGGCATCCTGACCCTCATAGGAGCAGACAAGTGACCATCAATGGCACCAGAATCAGGCTGCGTCGTATCGAGCGCAGCGACATTCCGACCTTTGTGCGCTGGTTCAACGATCCGGAGGTGCGCCAGGGGTTGCTGATGTACCTGCCGATGTCGCTGGCCGGAGAGGAAAAGTGGTTCGAGCACCAGGTAGAAACCGACCGGCTCATCTTTGGCATCGAAACGCTCGCGGGCCAGCTCATCGGCAACCTGGGCATCGAGCCGGTGGACTGGAAGAACCGCAATGCCGAGATCGGCATCGTGATCGGGGAAAAAGAGTACTGGAATCAGGGCTATGGCACCGAAGCCATCGTCACTGTGCTGCGCTTTATGTTCACCGAAATGAACCTGCACCGGGTGATGCTGCGCGTGTTTGACTTTAACCATCGCGCCCAACGCTGCTATGAAAAGTGCGGCTTTGTGCTCGAGGGGCGGCTGCGCCAGTCGTTCTATCACCAGGGGCAGTATTGCGACGAGCTGGTGATGGGCCTGCTGCGCGACGACTATCTGAAGGACCACCCGCTGGCATAGCGGGTCTGCCCGATCCCTGGGAGGTGCATCGTGGCGGTTACATTGTACGGGGAGATGGCGCTGATCGCCGGCACTGGGAATCCCGAGTTGGCCAGCGAGATCAGCGCGCATCTCAAGACACCACTGGTCGGCCGCGAAATCATCGACTATCCAAACGAGAACATCTTTATCCGGCTGGAACGCAGCGTCCGCTCGCAGGACGTCTTTATCATTCAGCCAACCTGCTCGCCGGTGAACCGCAACATCATGGAACTGCTGATCATGATCGATACGGTCAAGCGGGCCTCGGCCGGGCGGATCACCGCGGTGATCCCTTACTATGGCTATGGCCGCACCGACAAGAAGGACCAGCCGCGCGTGCCCATCACGGCCCGCCTCATCGCCGATATGATTGGCACGGCCGGCGCCGACCGGGTGCTGCTCATCGACCTGCATGCCCAGCAGTTGCAGGGCTTTTTCAGCATCGCTGTCGACGAGATCAGCGCCTTTCCCATCCTGGCCAAGTACTGGCTGGAGAAGCGGCTGAAGAACGCGGTGGTGGTCGCCCCCGACGTGGGCGCGGCCAAGCGCTCACGCAACTTTGCCGAGGTGCTCGACGTTCCCCTGGCCATTATCGAAAAGCGCCGCCTGAGCAACCTGCCCGAAAGCAAGGCCTTTAACGTCATCGGCCACGTCAAGGGCATGCACGCCATTATCTATGACGACGAAATCGATACCGCTGGAACGCTGATGGAAGCAGCCCATGCGCTGCGCAAGCGCGGCGTGCTCAGCGTCTCGGCCTGCGTGACCCACGCCGTACTCTCTCCGCCGGCGATGGAGCGCATTCGCAAGGCCCGACTGCAGGAACTGGTGGTGACCAACACCATCCCGCTCAAGCCGGAAAAGCGCCTGCCCAACATCAAGGTGCTCACCGTGGCCGGGCTGGTGGGCGATGTCATCGACAGCATCCACCGCGGCCAGTCCGTGGGCACAGCCATCGACAAACACGAAGAGGCCTGTGGCCTGCCGGCAGTGAATGACGACTAGCGGCACACCAGAGCGGGTCGGGTGGCGCTTCTGAGCCAGAGAGCACCCTTCGTTCGGCTACAACCGTCCAAAAGGCAGAGCGGTCACGCCCTCGCCCAGAGGCAGGGTGATGTCGCCGGTGTGGATCACCCACCCGGGCTGAATTGCCTTGCCCAGGTCCCGCCTGAGCGCGGCGATCTGGTAGGCCATATCCGGTCTCGGCGTGGCCGAGGCCTTGGCTTCGATGGGCACCAGCCCGGCCCGGGTTTCGACCAGCAGGTCCACCTCTGAACCTATCGCGGTGCGCCAAAAGTGCAGTGCTGGCTGCTCTCCGCGGTGCCACAGCGCCTTCCATACCTCGGCAACGACCAGGTTCTCCAGAATAGCTCCGGCCATCGGCCCGGCCGCGGCATGCTCCGGGTCGCGCAGGCCGACCAGGTAACACAACAGCCCCGAATCCGTAAAGTACACCTTGGGCGTCTTGACCAGCCGTTTGCTCAGGTTGGCATAGTAGGGCCGCAGTACCAGCACCTGAAAGGAAGCCTCCAGAATCGACAACCAGTCCCTGGCCGTGTTGACGGAGACGCCCACGTCGCGCGCCAGGCCGCTCAGGTTCAAGAGCTGGGCACACCGGGCCGCCAGTGCACGCAAAAAGGCCTGGAACTGGCTCAGGTCGCCCACGTTGCGCAGGTTGCGCACATCGCGCTCGAGGTACGTCTGGACATAACTGGCCTGCCACAGCCGTGCCTCCCTCGTCGGGCTGGCCGCCAGCTCGGGATAGTAACCGCGCAGGATCTGCTTCCAGAGAGCCGGTGCAGTCTGGCTGTGTGCCGAAGGCATGGATTGACCCTCCCAGGGCAGGGGGCGTTCCGGCTGGCCGACGAGCTCGCGGTTTGAGAGAGGCAGCAAACGCAGCACCGCCGCTCGCCCTGCCAGGCTCTCACTGACGCGCTCCATCAGCAGCAGGTTCTGCGAACCGGTCAGGATGTACTGCCCGGCGGCGCTGCGCCTCTGGTCAATGCGCTCCTTGATGTAGGGCAGCAGGTCCGGCGCATACTGCACCTCGTCCAGGATCACCGGAGGAGGATGCAGCTCCAGAAAGCCGCGCGGGTCGATGCTCGCGGCTGCACGCACGTCCGGCGGCTCGAGCGATACGAGCCGCACGCTGCCTCCGTACAGCCTGTGCAGGAGGGTCGTCTTGCCCGACTGGCGCGGGCCAACCAGGACCACAGCCGGGAACTCGGCCGCTGCCTGACGCACCACCGGCTCGAGACTGCGCGGGATATAGTTGCTCATCGGTTGACCTCCAGTCTGTGCAATTGCGCAATTGTACTGCAAGTTTGCACGATGTGCAAATGGATCTTGACACCGGGCCCACGCCGGTGCCCACCAGTGGCAGCTTGGCCTTCGTTTGCACCCTGTGCTATAATCGCCCCATGCTGAAAGAACTGCTTGGCAAGATCGTCGGCGACGCCAACGAGCGCGAGATCAACCGCATGGCGCCGCTCATCGAGGAAATCAACGACCTCGAAGCGCAGTACCAGCCCCTCACCGACGAGCAGCTACAGGCCCTCACCGCCGGCTTTCGTGCCGAGGTGCGCGAGGCCACCGCGGACCTGGCGGCGGACGTGGCCGACCTGCAAGCGCGTCTGACCGCCGAGCCGGACGCCGATGACCGCCGTGCGCTCGGTCTCGAGCTGGAGACGGCTCGCAAGAGGCTGCGCGACGCGGAGGAAGAGGTGCTGTCCGAAATCCTCCCCCGCGCCTTTGCCGCCGTGCGTGAGGCAGCCCGGCGCACCCTCGGCGAACGCCACTTTGACGAGCAGCTCAAGGGCGGCATCGTGCTGCACCGCGGCAAGATCGCCGAAATGCGCACCGGGGAAGGCAAGACCCTCGTCGCCACCCTGCCCCTCTACCTCAATTCGCTGCTGGGTCACGGCGCCCACCTGGTCACGCCCAACGACTATCTCAGCAAGTTCGGCGTGCAGTGGATGGGCCCGGTGTACCACTTGCTCGGCGTGTCGGTCGGGGTCATCCAGTCGGCAGCGGAGAACCCGATGCTGGGCTCTTTCGTCTACGACCCGGCCTATCCGGCAACGGACGACCGCTACCAGCACCTGCGCCCCGTACAGCGCCGCGAGGCCTACCTGGCCGACATCACCTACGGCACGAACAACGAGTTCGGCTTTGATTACCTGCGCGACAATATGGTCTGGGACCTCAACCAGTGCGTGCAGCGCGAGCTGTTCTATGCCATCGTCGATGAGGTCGACAACATCCTCATCGATGAGGCGCGCACGCCGCTAATCATCTCTGGACCGGCCGAAGAGTCGGGGCACGAGTACTCGCGGCTGGCCAGCATCGTGCAGAGCCTCAAGCAGACCCACTTCTCCGTCGAGGCGCCCCACGCGTTCGAGATCGCACCGGGCAAGTCCAGCGAGATCAGAATCGAGTTCGCGCCCAAGATCCCGGGCAAAGTGTCTGGCACGCTCGTTATCCACTCGAACGACCGGCGCCTGTCGCACATCGAGATCCCGCTGCGCGGCGGCGATGCCAGGTCGAAGGACAGCAACACCGGACACGAGGCCGGCCTGGTGGCCACCGGGGCCTGCATCCGCGTCGACAAATCGCCCATCGACTGGGGCGTGGTCCGGCCCGGCGGTAGCGAGTCGGTCTACCTGCGCATCGATAACGTCTCCGAAACCGAACCGCTACGCATCACCTCGCTCGAGACGGGCGACTATGTGGTCGACGAAAAGGCCCGCCAGGTGACGCTCACCGAGGGCGGCATCGAGCACGTGCAGCGCCTGCTCAATGTGGGCGACCTCTACCAGGACGGGCAGACCCACTGGCTGGCCGACCTGGAGAACGCCCTGCGCGCCAACGTGCTCTACCAGCGCGACCGCGACTATGTGATCAAGGACGGCCAGGTTATCATCGTCGACGAGTTCACCGGCCGCCTGATGTACGGCCGCCGCTACTCCGAGGGCCTGCACGAAGCCATCGAAGCCAAAGAGAGGGTGGACGTCAAGCAGGCCAGCCTGACCCTGGCCACCATTTCCTTCCAGAACTATTTCCGTATGTACAGCAAGCTCGCCGGAATGACCGGAACTGCGGCCACCGAAGCCGAAGAGTTCCAGCGCATTTACTCGCTGGATGTGACCACCATCCCCACCCACCGGCCGATGATCCGCCAGGATATGCCCGACCAGGTCTACAAGACCGAAAAAGCCAAATTCCGTGCCGTGGTCCAGGAGATCAGAGAGCTGAGCGATTCGGGGCGCCCGATCCTGGTCGGCACCACCTCGGTCGAGACTTCGGAAATGCTCGCCGGCCTGCTGGACCGTGAAGGCATCAAGCGCTATCAGGTGCTCAACGCCAAGCAGCATGAGAAAGAAGCCATCGTGGTGGCCCAGGCGGGCCGCTCCGGCGCCGTGACCATCGCCACCAACATGGCCGGCCGCGGGGTGGACATCTTGCTCGGCGGCAAACCCGATGGTCTGGCCCGCGAAACGCTGCGCAAGCAGGGCGTCGACCTGACCCAGGTCGATCCCGAGGTCTGGCAGCGCGAGCTGGAGAAGGCTCGCGTGGCCTGCGCCGAGGACAAGGAAAGGGTCGTGGCCGCTGGCGGCCTGCACGTTATTGGCACCGAACGCCACGAAGCGCGGCGCATCGACAACCAGTTGCGCGGCCGCGCCGGCCGGCAGGGTGACCCCGGCTCGTCGCGTTTCTTTGTCTCGCTCGAAGACGACCTGATGAAGCGCTTTGGCGGCGCCACCGTGGCCGGCCTGATGGACCGCCTCGGCGTCGACGAGAGCATTCCCATCGAGCACTCGCTCATCAGCAGCTCCATCGCCAATGCCCAGGTCAAGGTCGAAGGCTACAACTTTGACCTGCGCAAGCACCTGCTCGACTATGATGATGTGGTCAATGAGCAGCGCCGGATCATCTACGAGCAGCGCCGGCTGGTGCTCACTTCGGATCGCCTGAAAGACACCATTCTGGGCATGGTTCAGGACGAGCTGCGTGCTCTGGTGGCCGTGCATACGGCCGGCGACCCGAGCGAATGGAACCTGCCCGGCCTGCTGCAGGCCGCGCGCACGATCCTGCCCATCGCTGAGAAGGACCGCCCGCAGTGGCAGGACCTGAGCAGCGCCGAGATCGAGGCCCAGTTGGTCGAGATGGCAGCTCGCTACTATGAGCAGAAGGAGCAGCAGCAAGGCGAGGCGACGATGAGGCAGCTCGAGCGCCTGCTGATGCTGAACTCGATCGACCGGCTGTGGGTGAGGCACCTCACTGCCCTCGACGAGCTGCGCGAGGGCATCGGCCTGCGGGCCATCGCTCAGCGCAACCCGCTGGTCGAGTACAAGCGCGAAGCGTTTGATATGTTCGAAGAGCTCAAGGCAGCCATCTCTAGCGAGGTGGCACACCGCGTCTACTTTGCCTCCCTGGTTCGACAGCCTGTGCGCCGCGAGGCAGCGCAGCCGGCGCGCCGGCCCGGGCAGAACGCCCGCTCCGGCGCTGTGCCGACGCGCAGCCCTCTGGCCGCCGCGGCCGCGCCGGCGCGCAAGCCGGCCGCTGCCGCCACGGTGGGCCGCAACGATCCCTGCCCCT
Proteins encoded:
- a CDS encoding putative GTPase; the protein is MADSPALDALVDQALEGSRRAISRLMSVVENGGPEARAALARLYPRTGRAHRIGVTGSPGAGKSTLVTELAKVYRGQGKRVGIVSVDPTSPFTGGALLGDRVRMRDLALDPAVFIRSMATRGSLGGLARATADVVDVLDAAGFDPVLIETVGAGQSEVDIARTADTTIVIELPSAGDEIQAFKAGILEIADVLVVNKADLPGADNAMAALRAMLDLGQAQTVRHHGESVTIAGVSAATGSEQDWATPLLKTSALRGEGIAELVRAVEEHYQYLAESGRRQQYHRARVEEQLRRILRQELLGRLLARLPEAELAAAVDRVATRQEDPYSAAETLIARAS
- the speG_1 gene encoding Spermidine N(1)-acetyltransferase; this translates as MTINGTRIRLRRIERSDIPTFVRWFNDPEVRQGLLMYLPMSLAGEEKWFEHQVETDRLIFGIETLAGQLIGNLGIEPVDWKNRNAEIGIVIGEKEYWNQGYGTEAIVTVLRFMFTEMNLHRVMLRVFDFNHRAQRCYEKCGFVLEGRLRQSFYHQGQYCDELVMGLLRDDYLKDHPLA
- the prs_2 gene encoding Ribose-phosphate pyrophosphokinase, coding for MAVTLYGEMALIAGTGNPELASEISAHLKTPLVGREIIDYPNENIFIRLERSVRSQDVFIIQPTCSPVNRNIMELLIMIDTVKRASAGRITAVIPYYGYGRTDKKDQPRVPITARLIADMIGTAGADRVLLIDLHAQQLQGFFSIAVDEISAFPILAKYWLEKRLKNAVVVAPDVGAAKRSRNFAEVLDVPLAIIEKRRLSNLPESKAFNVIGHVKGMHAIIYDDEIDTAGTLMEAAHALRKRGVLSVSACVTHAVLSPPAMERIRKARLQELVVTNTIPLKPEKRLPNIKVLTVAGLVGDVIDSIHRGQSVGTAIDKHEEACGLPAVNDD
- a CDS encoding preprotein translocase subunit SecA yields the protein MDLDTGPTPVPTSGSLAFVCTLCYNRPMLKELLGKIVGDANEREINRMAPLIEEINDLEAQYQPLTDEQLQALTAGFRAEVREATADLAADVADLQARLTAEPDADDRRALGLELETARKRLRDAEEEVLSEILPRAFAAVREAARRTLGERHFDEQLKGGIVLHRGKIAEMRTGEGKTLVATLPLYLNSLLGHGAHLVTPNDYLSKFGVQWMGPVYHLLGVSVGVIQSAAENPMLGSFVYDPAYPATDDRYQHLRPVQRREAYLADITYGTNNEFGFDYLRDNMVWDLNQCVQRELFYAIVDEVDNILIDEARTPLIISGPAEESGHEYSRLASIVQSLKQTHFSVEAPHAFEIAPGKSSEIRIEFAPKIPGKVSGTLVIHSNDRRLSHIEIPLRGGDARSKDSNTGHEAGLVATGACIRVDKSPIDWGVVRPGGSESVYLRIDNVSETEPLRITSLETGDYVVDEKARQVTLTEGGIEHVQRLLNVGDLYQDGQTHWLADLENALRANVLYQRDRDYVIKDGQVIIVDEFTGRLMYGRRYSEGLHEAIEAKERVDVKQASLTLATISFQNYFRMYSKLAGMTGTAATEAEEFQRIYSLDVTTIPTHRPMIRQDMPDQVYKTEKAKFRAVVQEIRELSDSGRPILVGTTSVETSEMLAGLLDREGIKRYQVLNAKQHEKEAIVVAQAGRSGAVTIATNMAGRGVDILLGGKPDGLARETLRKQGVDLTQVDPEVWQRELEKARVACAEDKERVVAAGGLHVIGTERHEARRIDNQLRGRAGRQGDPGSSRFFVSLEDDLMKRFGGATVAGLMDRLGVDESIPIEHSLISSSIANAQVKVEGYNFDLRKHLLDYDDVVNEQRRIIYEQRRLVLTSDRLKDTILGMVQDELRALVAVHTAGDPSEWNLPGLLQAARTILPIAEKDRPQWQDLSSAEIEAQLVEMAARYYEQKEQQQGEATMRQLERLLMLNSIDRLWVRHLTALDELREGIGLRAIAQRNPLVEYKREAFDMFEELKAAISSEVAHRVYFASLVRQPVRREAAQPARRPGQNARSGAVPTRSPLAAAAAPARKPAAAATVGRNDPCPCGSGKKYKNCCMRH